In Thermoanaerobaculia bacterium, a genomic segment contains:
- a CDS encoding LysM peptidoglycan-binding domain-containing protein produces MSFFKKDAPTGKPGFANVKSGASSTGEAPRATGTPGTSGPKPDFSNVRSGASSTAPVSDAPGATTYVVRSGDSLSKIAKRHYGDANLWPRIHQANLEVIGKSPDLIHPGQTLLLPPV; encoded by the coding sequence ATGTCGTTTTTCAAAAAGGACGCTCCGACCGGGAAGCCCGGCTTCGCGAACGTGAAGTCGGGCGCTTCGTCCACGGGCGAGGCTCCGAGAGCAACAGGCACGCCGGGGACGTCCGGTCCGAAGCCGGACTTCTCGAACGTGCGGAGCGGCGCCTCTTCGACCGCACCCGTGAGCGATGCCCCCGGCGCGACGACCTACGTCGTCCGCAGCGGCGACAGCCTGTCGAAGATCGCCAAGCGTCACTACGGGGACGCCAATCTCTGGCCGCGCATCCACCAGGCCAACCTCGAAGTCATCGGCAAGAGCCCCGATCTCATTCACCCGGGGCAGACGCTGCTACTGCCGCCGGTCTGA